In Longimicrobium sp., one genomic interval encodes:
- a CDS encoding DUF4173 domain-containing protein produces the protein MEIESTLPANLEAPTAARLPMSPPTRRALGVAGAALALGALGDALLRPTPWGLNLALWTVALVAAAVGLQDWAETDDRVRGWMPLALAVAVLIAWRDSPTLKALDLTALLLILGLAVHRARGGTIRLGGLAAYVGGLLTSFAEATFGSLLLLTKDVKWREVPREGWSRHALAVARGLALAIPLLLVFGALLSAADARFERLLGGFDLDLPLAFSHVLLALCFAWLAGGVLRALVLPGEPIARPSEELRPPRPSLGIVELGTVLGSLDLLFLAFVVVQLPYFFGGTGLIEQPGTTTYAEYARRGFFELCAVAGMVLPLLLGSHWLLRRESPRHERAFRVLAAAMTALVFVMIASALHRMRLYQAAYGLTELRLYTTAFMVWLAAVFGWFAWTVLRGRRERFAFGALAAGLEALVVLHAVNPDALIVRVNARRMSAEVPFDARYAASLSADAVPALLAALPKLAPADRCLATDRLLKRWDDAPADWREWSLGR, from the coding sequence ATGGAGATCGAATCGACCCTCCCCGCGAACCTCGAGGCGCCGACGGCCGCGCGCCTGCCGATGAGCCCGCCGACGCGCCGCGCGCTGGGGGTGGCCGGCGCGGCGCTGGCGCTGGGCGCGCTGGGCGACGCGCTGCTCCGGCCCACGCCGTGGGGGCTCAACCTGGCGCTGTGGACCGTGGCGCTCGTCGCCGCCGCCGTGGGGCTGCAGGACTGGGCGGAGACGGACGACCGCGTGCGCGGGTGGATGCCGCTGGCGCTCGCGGTGGCCGTGCTGATCGCCTGGCGCGACTCGCCCACCCTCAAGGCGCTCGACCTCACCGCGCTGCTGCTGATCTTAGGCCTGGCCGTGCACCGCGCGCGCGGGGGGACGATCCGCCTGGGCGGGCTGGCGGCGTACGTGGGCGGGCTGCTGACCTCCTTCGCCGAGGCCACCTTCGGCTCGCTCCTGCTGCTCACGAAGGACGTGAAGTGGCGCGAGGTGCCGCGCGAGGGGTGGAGCCGCCACGCCCTGGCCGTGGCGCGCGGGCTGGCGCTGGCGATCCCGCTGCTCCTGGTCTTCGGGGCGCTGCTGTCGGCGGCGGACGCGCGCTTCGAGCGGCTGCTGGGCGGGTTCGACCTGGACCTGCCGCTCGCCTTCTCGCACGTGCTGCTGGCGCTCTGCTTCGCCTGGCTGGCGGGCGGGGTGCTGCGCGCGCTGGTGCTCCCCGGCGAGCCGATCGCGCGGCCTTCGGAGGAGCTCCGCCCGCCGCGGCCGTCGCTGGGGATCGTGGAGCTGGGGACGGTGCTGGGGTCGCTGGACCTGCTCTTCCTGGCCTTCGTGGTGGTGCAGCTCCCCTATTTCTTCGGCGGGACGGGGCTGATCGAGCAGCCGGGGACCACGACGTACGCCGAGTACGCGCGGCGGGGCTTCTTCGAACTGTGCGCGGTGGCGGGGATGGTGCTGCCGCTGCTGCTGGGCTCGCACTGGCTGCTGCGCAGGGAGAGCCCGCGGCACGAGCGCGCCTTCCGCGTGCTGGCGGCCGCGATGACGGCGCTGGTGTTCGTGATGATCGCCTCGGCGCTGCACCGGATGCGGCTGTACCAGGCGGCGTACGGGCTCACCGAGCTGCGGCTGTACACCACGGCGTTCATGGTCTGGCTGGCGGCGGTCTTCGGCTGGTTCGCGTGGACGGTGCTCCGGGGGCGGCGCGAGCGCTTCGCCTTCGGCGCGCTGGCGGCGGGGCTGGAGGCGCTGGTGGTGCTGCACGCGGTGAACCCCGACGCGCTGATCGTGCGGGTGAACGCCCGGCGGATGAGCGCGGAGGTGCCGTTCGACGCGCGCTACGCCGCGTCCCTGAGCGCCGACGCCGTCCCCGCGCTCCTGGCGGCGCTGCCGAAGCTGGCGCCGGCGGACCGCTGCCTGGCCACCGACCGGCTGCTGAAGCGCTGGGACGACGCCCCGGCGGACTGGCGGGAGTGGAGCCTGGGCCGC